In Thermodesulfobacteriota bacterium, the genomic stretch CTTAAGAAGCTCTACTCGCTCCTCAAGGAGAGGCGCTCTGGCGAGGGCTCTGATATTACTGCAGAAGAAGGTGGAAAGCCGTGAACCATAACTACCAGAAGGACATATCGGGCTGCGGCCTCACAGGCCTCATAAGCAGGAAGAGGAGGAGGGTGAGCGGGAGCCACATAGTAAAATCGCTCTGCCTCATGACCGACAGGGGTAACGGCCTCGGCGCCGGATACGCCGCCTACGGCATATATCCGGAGTTCAAGGACTTCTACGCGTTCCACATAATGTACGACGAGCCTTCGGTCAGGCGGACCGTCGAGGAGGTCCTCAAGGCCAGCTACCATATCGAGAAGATCGAGGAGATACCGACGAGCCCTGTAAAGACCATACCCATAAGCCCGCTTCTCGTAAGGTACTTCGTCCAGCCGCTCAAGGAAAAGCTCGTGGGTGATGTGCTGGAATCGGACTTCGTGGTCTCAACGGTCATGAGGGTCAACTCCGAGATCGAGGGAGCCTACATATTCAGCTCCGGCAAGAACATGGGCGCATTCAAGGGCGTAGGAAACCCCTGCGACATCGCCGAGTTCTTCAGGATGGAGGAGTACGAGGGCTATATCTGGACCGCGCACACCAGGTTCCCGACGAATACGCCGGGCTGGTGGGGCGGCGCGCACCCGTTTACGCTCCTCGACTGGTCCATAGTGCATAACGGCGAGATATCGTCATACGGGATAAACAAGAGATACCTCGAGATGTACGGCTACAAGCTTACGCTCCTTACCGATACCGAGGTCGCGGCCTATCTCCTGGATCTCCTCATAAGGAGGCACGGGCTTTCGATACCCGTTGCCTGCTCGGCGCTCGCCTCGCCCTTCTGGAAGAACATAGACCGCATGGACGAGGGTGAGAGGGAAGCGCTTACGGCATTGAGGCTCACCTACGGGAGCGCGCTCCTTAACGGCCCCTTTTCGATACTCTTCGGGCACAGTAACGGGCTCGTCGGAATAAACGACAGGATAAAGCTCAGGCCGCTCGTGGCCGCCATAAAAGACGACATAACGTACATGGCCTCCGAGGAGTCGGCCATAAGGGCCATATGCCCAGCGCCCGAAAAGGTATGGGCTCCCAGGGCCGGAGACCCGGTCATAGTGGACCTCGAGGAATGAATTCGCGGGCCGCTTTAAGGCGCGGCCCATTGAGCAATGCAGGAGGAATACGGTAATGTTCAGAAGCCTTGCCCCGCCTGAGTATCTGGCGACTATAGACAGGGTAAAATGCATAAGGTGCAAAAGGTGCATCCAGAACTGCGGCTGGGGGGTATACTCCTGGGGCGGTGATAAGGTCCTCATCGACACCTTCAAGTGCGTCAAGTGCCTCAGGTGCTATCACTACTGCCCCGAGGAGGCGATAGAGATAAAGGACAACCCCACCC encodes the following:
- a CDS encoding glutamine amidotransferase family protein, producing MNHNYQKDISGCGLTGLISRKRRRVSGSHIVKSLCLMTDRGNGLGAGYAAYGIYPEFKDFYAFHIMYDEPSVRRTVEEVLKASYHIEKIEEIPTSPVKTIPISPLLVRYFVQPLKEKLVGDVLESDFVVSTVMRVNSEIEGAYIFSSGKNMGAFKGVGNPCDIAEFFRMEEYEGYIWTAHTRFPTNTPGWWGGAHPFTLLDWSIVHNGEISSYGINKRYLEMYGYKLTLLTDTEVAAYLLDLLIRRHGLSIPVACSALASPFWKNIDRMDEGEREALTALRLTYGSALLNGPFSILFGHSNGLVGINDRIKLRPLVAAIKDDITYMASEESAIRAICPAPEKVWAPRAGDPVIVDLEE